In the genome of Caldisphaera lagunensis DSM 15908, the window TTACAAAGAACAAAATCTACAATAGTAATGCCAGAAACGGCGCCAATAGCTAAGATAAATGCAACTAAGGGTTATGGAGCAGAAGTAGTTTTACATGGTAAGACATTTGATGATGCTATGTCTAAAGCAATAGAATTAAGTAAAGAGAAAGGATTTAACTTAATTCATGCCTATGATGATCTAAAAATTATTGCAGGCCAGGGAACAATCGCCCATGAAATCCTTCAACAATCTCCAGTTATTCCTGATATAGTTGTTATACCAATTGGAGGTGGTGGACTAATATCAGGAAATGCTATAGTATTAAAGAAAAAATTAGGTAATAAAGTTAAAATAATTGGTGTAGAACCAAGTTATATTGCTAAATATTCCAGAGGGATTAAAGAAGGAAAACCAGTTAATTTAAAAGAGGCCCCTCCTGGTTTAATGGATGGACTTATAGTTAAAGGTTCAGGAAATTATACATTTGAATTCATTAAAGAATATGTTGACGATATAGTAAAGGTTAATGACTCTGAAGTAGCAAGAGCTATGTTTATGCTTCTAGAAAGAGGTAAAACACTTGCCGAAGGAGCTGGCGCTGCTTCCCTAGCAGCTATTTTAGAGAATAAAATAGATGTAGAAAACAAAAATGTTGTTGCATTAATAAGTGGAGGAAATGTAGATATGACTAGAATTTCTAATATATTAAATTATGAATTGGCCAAAAGTGGTAGAATAATAAAATTAACCGGTATTATACCTGATATGCCAGGTTGGCTTGATAAGGTATTGGAAAAATTTGCCCTTGCAAAGCTTAATGTAATCGATATAAGACATGATAGAATGACACCATTAATTGATCCAGGAACGGCTTTGGTAGAAGTTATAGTTGAAACCCCTGATCCAAGCGTTATTGATGAAGTAATAAATGAGTTAAATTCTATTGGACTTAAGTTTTCTAAAGCCCTGCCTTAAGTTTAATAATTTTTAATTATTTCCCAATATTTTTTATCATTATATATAGCATCTTGTTCTTCTTTTATCTTTTCTAGTAACCCCTTACCCCTTTTAGAAACAAATTCCGATATTTCTTTAATATCAATATCTCCATAAATATATGGCTTTGATATCAAACCAACTCTACCTATGCTTGCCTTAGATAATAACCAAAGACCAACGATGATTTCATTGGAATAATTTACGATCTCATTATAATCTATTTTTCCAGATTTTGACCAATAAAGTTCTCTTACAAAGCTAACAGCTAATGCCCTTCTTATCTTATCTCTATATTCTTCAAATAAATTCTCTTTAATTTTTATAATTTGGCTTTTAAATTCATTTAATTCTATATTAGAAAAACCATATCTAATTGATGCTTTAATGAACGAATTATTAATAACTGGCTGCAAATCTTTATGCAAAATTGAAATTGATGAAGCATAAGAGCTGTGCAATATACTCATCATAAATGATTCTTTTGGATCATTTATATCTATTTTCTTATTTTCAATTATTTCAATTATTTCTTCAGAAGTTATTGGATCTGTACCTACTGGCTCTTTATTCACAATTAACCATGGCACACTCCATATGAAATTGTTTTCTAAAGGTGCAAGAGTATTATGAAGTTTTATGTTATCTAAGTACCCCTTTTCATAAAGACTCATAATAATTTCATGACTTGTTGCACAGGTTGGATGAAAATAAAGTTCGATTTCTGTATTCACTTTATAGCACCAAAAATTATAATTATAGAAAAAATAAAAACCTTACTTCTTATTTTTAACTTTTATTATATAATTATCAAATGCCTTCCTGAAATCATCTATACCAATAATTGGTGTACCATCATCTTTTGCTATACTTTGTTTAGCAGGCGGTATCGTTGCATATAATGGATTTAGCTTTGAAATTGTGTCTGTATATGTTTCTACATAAGGATTAACATAGAATATTCCAACTGGTATTTTATCTCCCCATTCCTGAGACTTTATATAAGCCTTTGATAATTTTTCTTCTATTTCTTCTTTTGTTCCTTCTTTAACAATGGGATCCCAACTTTTATCAGCTTCTAATTTATATAACTTATCTTTATAAGTATCTGGGGTATACAAATTATTATATGTTGGACATGGCTGTAATATATCTAATAATGCCGCCCCCTTGTGTTTTATAGCTGCCTTCATTAATTCCTTTAGATCATCGATCCATAATGCGTATCCTCTTGCAACAAAAGTAAATCCACTTGCGAGAGCAATTGATATTGGATTAACCCAATCTTGCATATTTGGAATTGGCATCGCCTTAACTTTTTCTCCTTTTCTTAATGTAGGAGAAGCCTGGCCTTTAGTTAAACCGTATACTTGATTATCATGAAGGAATACCTTTATATCTAAATTCCTTCTCCCAAATGCAACAAAATGACCTGCACCTATACCTAAGAGATCTCCGTCTCCAGCATTTACAATAACTGTTAATTCTGGATTTGCAATTTTAATTCCTTCAGCAAATGGTATGCCTCTTCCATGGAGTCCATGAACTCCATTAGCATTTAAAAAGTGTGAAGTTTTTCCACTGCATCCAATTCCACTTACATCAACTACTTTTTCAGGTGGTAACTCAAGCTCTGCTAAAGCCTTCTGTAATGCTAGCAATATACCGAAGTTACCACATGCTGGGCACCAATCTACCCAGAGATCAGTTTTATATTTTGCTTCACTCGCCATAAACCAACACCTCCTTATCTGATTTATTATCTAAAATATTCCTTATGGCCTTTACCAATTCCATCCTATAAATTGGACGCCCTGTATATTTCAAAATAAATTTATTTATAATGTATCCTGTATTCGTGGTTATTGCTTGAGCTGCCTGACCCAATATATTGTGCTCTACGTCTATAATTTTATTATTATCAAATTTATCTAAAATACCCTTTACATATTTAGATGGGAATGGAATAAACATCTTCAAATGTAAATAAGCTCCATTAAGTCCGTGAGCTCTTAGTTCATCTAAAGCATCTAAAGCAACCCCTTTTACAAATCCCCAACCAATCAATAAGAAATCAGCATTTTCATCTCCATATAATACAGCTCTCTTTTCTGGGGGTATCTCTTTATCTGCAATTTCAAGTTTTTTCATTCTTTTTTCATACATAGCTTTTCTATTCTCAGGATCTTCACTTATATGGCCATATTCGTTATGTTCATCTCCAGTATGCCACATAACTACTCCGCTACCTAATGCTGGTCTCTCATTTATCACTTCTGATAAATCAAATCTCTTATAAGCACCTTTTGTTTTTGGATTGAATGTAAGTTTACCTCTATCCAACTTTATTTGGTTTAAATCTGGTAATGGGGTTGTTGATATAACGTTTGCTAAGAACTTATCCAAAAGGTGAATAACTGGTAATTGATATTTCTCAGCATAATTAAATGCTTCTATTGAGTCATAGAATGCCTCCATATTATCGCCACTTGCTAACACTATCCTTGGAAATTCTCCATGGCTTGAATATAATGAGAAAAGCAAATCGCTTTGACTACCCCTTGTAGGTAATCCGGTACTAGGTCCACCCCTTTGATAATACGTTATAACTAATGGAACCTCATTATGGCCAGCCCAACCTAATCCTTCAACCATTAAACTATATCCAGGTCCGCTTGTTGCAGTAGCGCTCCTAACCCCTGCTAGACCAGCTCCAATGGCAGACGTTATAGCTGCTATTTCATCTTCAGTTTGAAATACTGCAATAGAAGATATGGGTTTTCCATTAACATTTATTGCCTGATGCGCCTCCAAAAATACTGACTCATCAGCTGCTGGAGTTATTGGATAATAAGATTGGTATCTTACTCCTCCAACAATTTTACCCATACCAACTATATCATTACCACTAGCAACTATGAATTCATCCAT includes:
- the ilvA gene encoding threonine ammonia-lyase produces the protein MNYSEQVYLDSLKALEILKDVIHITPLDYSRTFSEMTKGKIFLKLENLQKTGSFKIRGAYYKIWSLGDEKFKGVVAASAGNHAQGVALAATLQRTKSTIVMPETAPIAKINATKGYGAEVVLHGKTFDDAMSKAIELSKEKGFNLIHAYDDLKIIAGQGTIAHEILQQSPVIPDIVVIPIGGGGLISGNAIVLKKKLGNKVKIIGVEPSYIAKYSRGIKEGKPVNLKEAPPGLMDGLIVKGSGNYTFEFIKEYVDDIVKVNDSEVARAMFMLLERGKTLAEGAGAASLAAILENKIDVENKNVVALISGGNVDMTRISNILNYELAKSGRIIKLTGIIPDMPGWLDKVLEKFALAKLNVIDIRHDRMTPLIDPGTALVEVIVETPDPSVIDEVINELNSIGLKFSKALP
- a CDS encoding thioredoxin/glutaredoxin, producing MNTEIELYFHPTCATSHEIIMSLYEKGYLDNIKLHNTLAPLENNFIWSVPWLIVNKEPVGTDPITSEEIIEIIENKKIDINDPKESFMMSILHSSYASSISILHKDLQPVINNSFIKASIRYGFSNIELNEFKSQIIKIKENLFEEYRDKIRRALAVSFVRELYWSKSGKIDYNEIVNYSNEIIVGLWLLSKASIGRVGLISKPYIYGDIDIKEISEFVSKRGKGLLEKIKEEQDAIYNDKKYWEIIKNY
- a CDS encoding 2-oxoacid:ferredoxin oxidoreductase subunit beta produces the protein MASEAKYKTDLWVDWCPACGNFGILLALQKALAELELPPEKVVDVSGIGCSGKTSHFLNANGVHGLHGRGIPFAEGIKIANPELTVIVNAGDGDLLGIGAGHFVAFGRRNLDIKVFLHDNQVYGLTKGQASPTLRKGEKVKAMPIPNMQDWVNPISIALASGFTFVARGYALWIDDLKELMKAAIKHKGAALLDILQPCPTYNNLYTPDTYKDKLYKLEADKSWDPIVKEGTKEEIEEKLSKAYIKSQEWGDKIPVGIFYVNPYVETYTDTISKLNPLYATIPPAKQSIAKDDGTPIIGIDDFRKAFDNYIIKVKNKK
- a CDS encoding 2-oxoacid:ferredoxin oxidoreductase subunit alpha, which translates into the protein MPRKEIYFILGGPQGAGLETSSSVLTSAFTSEGYAVLSDREYYSNIIGRHSYIHATVSSIKIPRSLTYPVDIVGGMDAETIFTHFNDLSEDGFIIYDSGVENTKMQQVISMEKEVYDRISQYFKKNNINQDIKSLIGHIENNSKVVPIKLDYRNILNSLRDKYSINSVEAQKYKSSILIGAVAGLADIDSESISTGIEQRFKGKQKIIEANNYIAETVKEMIQKQYGSPLKLDHSLINMDEFIVASGNDIVGMGKIVGGVRYQSYYPITPAADESVFLEAHQAINVNGKPISSIAVFQTEDEIAAITSAIGAGLAGVRSATATSGPGYSLMVEGLGWAGHNEVPLVITYYQRGGPSTGLPTRGSQSDLLFSLYSSHGEFPRIVLASGDNMEAFYDSIEAFNYAEKYQLPVIHLLDKFLANVISTTPLPDLNQIKLDRGKLTFNPKTKGAYKRFDLSEVINERPALGSGVVMWHTGDEHNEYGHISEDPENRKAMYEKRMKKLEIADKEIPPEKRAVLYGDENADFLLIGWGFVKGVALDALDELRAHGLNGAYLHLKMFIPFPSKYVKGILDKFDNNKIIDVEHNILGQAAQAITTNTGYIINKFILKYTGRPIYRMELVKAIRNILDNKSDKEVLVYGE